Part of the Scrofimicrobium sp. R131 genome is shown below.
CGGTCGAGGCGGAAGTGTCGCTCAGCTTCGACCAGGTGGCACCACGCGCGCAGTACCCAGCCGTCAGTTTCCTGGGTCAGCGAGATTGGATCGACGGTCCGGTCCGAGCGGTGCGAGCGCGCCGACAGGTAGGTCAGGCGCATCTGCTCTCGGCGCTCAATCGCCGCGCGGACGGTGTCCTCCACCTCGCTGGCCGGCTCCGGGTCAATCACGGCCAGCAGCTGGGTCAGGTCGCCGAGCGAGCGGTCAGCCAGCGCTGGAGCCAGGCTCAAAACCTTGGCCAACAGGGTCGGAATCCCCTCCGCCACTTCGGGCGGCAACTGCGGGCTGAGCGCGGCCAACCCCGTGATCAATCCGGCCGCCTCCTGCTCGCTCAGGGGAGGAACTCCGGTCACGTTCAGGTCAAACCATAGCTTCACCTCGCCCCGGCTGCGGAGGCGGTCCCATTCAAAACCGAACATCTCGTCTGGCATTTGGCTGCCAAAGCCCGCCCGGTCCAACACCTCCAGGTCCGCCAGGATATCCTCTTCGCTCCGGTTGAACCGCCGGGCCAACTCGGCAACCCTGATGCCCGGCTCCTGGGCCACGGTCACCACCAGGGCCAGGTGGCGCGCCAGCGTTACGGTTTTGTCTTCCACGGGGCCCCCTCTCCCGCCGCCGCCTGCAATTTGCGGTAGATCGACTCGGCTAGCTGTGTCGGCTCCTCGACCACTACGTCCTCGCAGTGGCTGACGATCAGGCGCTCCCAGCTCTCCCAGTCGGCGGCCCGACCCCGGCACCGGTCCCAGCCCGGGCGGGACTCGTCGCTGTCCGCCACCGACTCGCACCGGAGCCGCACCAGCGGCGACGCGCCCTGGCGAATCCAAAGCTCCGGGCGGATCCGGAAGTTGTCACCGGCAAAGTCGCGGGGACCTTCGGCTGGGAGCTCGTAGAAGTTCGGCTCCCCCACCAGTTCAATTTTCCCGTCAATGCGCGAGAGCCGGAAGTAACGCTCCCCCTCCCGGTTCAGGTCGTGACCCCACAGGTACACCGCCGGACCCCGCACCATCAGCCCCAAGGGGGCCACGTCCCGATCGGCAACCCCGCGCCGAGAACTGTAGCGGAACCGGATGGGCTGACGCTGGCCAATTGCTTCCAGGATCTGGGGTAGGTGCTCCACGCCTTCCAGCCGGTGAAAAATGGTCGGCTGGCCGGGCACCTGCGAGTTGGTCAGACCGGCTAGCTTTAGGCTCAGCCGGGAAAGCTCGGCCGGTGAGAGCGACTCCCAGGCGGCCGCGGCCTGCAGCAGCAGGTCCACCTCCGCGGAGGTCAACTCCACCGAGGAGGGTGCCAACAGCTTCCGCTCCACCAGGTAGCGGGCAGGGTTGGAAGACACCAATACCTGAAAACCAGCCTCACGCAGAGCCGCAATGTCGCGTTCAAACGTGCGCTGGAAGGTATCGTCACTTAGCGCCTCGTAGCCCTGCACCAGGGACTGCAACTCGTCCCGGGTGCGCCCAGAGCGCGTGTTGATCAGGTTTAGCGCCAATACCAGGATTCGCAGCGACGTTTCGCTCTGCCCCATCCCCACCCCGTTCTTAGCCCAGGCGCGAGGCGATCAGCTCCGTTACGATCGTTCCGCGTGCGCCGATGGCCAGCAGGTCATCCATTACCTGGTTCACCTTATCGCGCCGAACCACCGCGCGGACGGCACGCCACGCGTTATCGGCCAACGGAGCCACCGTCGGGGACTCAAACCCGGGGGTAATTTCCACGGCCCGTGGCAGAACATCGACCGGGACATGGTAGTCAACCAGCACGTGCTGCTGGGCCACCAGCACTCCCTGCAGCCGCCGGTTCAGCACCTCCACCGCCGGATCTGCCTGTCCCTGCACATTTGTAATCAGGATGGCTTCGGACTCCAGCAGCGGTTCCCCGAACACTTCGAGTCCCGCTGCGCGCAGGGTCGAACCGGTCTCCACCACGTCGGCGATCAGGTCGGCCACGCCCAGTTGGATCGAAGATTCGACCGCGCCGTCCAGGCGCACCACGTCCGCTTGGATCCCCCGCTCGGCCAGGTAGTTCTCCACCAGCGTTCGATAGGAGGTGGCCACCCGTTTGCCGGAGATCTCCCGCACCTGGGCGATCGTGCCCCGGGGGGCAGCAAACCGGAACTTGGCCCGGGCAAAGCCCAGCTGCGAGTACTCCTGTGCCGGGGTCCCGGAATCAATCAGCAGGTCCCGGCCGGTGATGCCCGCATGAATTCGGCCCTGGCCGACGTAGACCGCAATGTCGCGCGGACGAAGGAAGAAGATTCGCAGATCGTTTTCCGGATCATCCACCACCAGTTCGCGCCCGCGCCGGTTGGCTCGGTACCCGGCTTCCAGCAGTAGCTGCACCGACTTTTCCGACAGACTTCCCTTATTTGGAACCGCAATCTCAAGCATCATGACCTCACAGGTGCCGGTAAATGTCATCCAGGGTGAGCCCGCGGGCCACCGCCATCACCTGGGCGTGGTAAATCAGCTGCGAGATTTCCAGGGCCAGGGCGTCGTCGCTTTCGTACTCGCCCGCCAGCCAGACTTCGGCCGCCTCCTCCACTACCTTCTTGCCGATGTAGTGGATTCCCTGTTCCAGCTCCGCCACCGTTCCGGAGCCGGCCGGCTTCTCGGCGGCCTTCACTTGCAGTTCGTGAAAGAGATCTTCAAAGCTTGTCATAGCACCAGGTTACGACATGTTGGCCGGCCGGCCCGGATCGAGGCAACTGATGGACCTAGTCCACGTAGTCGTTGGTAGCCCCCTGCTCGTCGGCCAACTCCGGCTGGTCCAGCAGCTGTGCCAAATACGGCCCCATCCGATCCCACGCGTCCAAGTCTTGCAGGGCAGAGGCCCTGCCCTGCCGGTCCTGCCAGAGCGGGATCGTCGCCTGCAGGATCGCCATCGCCCCGGCTTGCGCCTGCTGATCGCTGAGCGACTCGTCCCAGGTGGCCGTGGCCTTCACGGCTGCTTCCGGATCGTCAATCGCCTGCTGCATTCCCCCGACCAGGGCCGAGATCACCTGGCGCAGCTCGTCGGGATGCTGCTGAGCATAGCCCTCCGTCGAAACGATGGCCGCCCCCACCAGCGGGGTCCCCTTGTCCAGTGGAATCGAGCGGGCAGCAAAGCCCATCTGCTCCAACGCGACCGGCTCCGAGTTCGAGAACCCGACGATGGCGTCCACCTCACCCGCCACCAGGGAGGCGGCCTGGGTGAATCCGACCGAAACGATGTCCACCTGGTCCCGGGTCAGGCCACCTTGCTCCAGTGCCGCCAGCAGTCCGAACCAGTTGGAGCCGTACTCGCCGGGCAAACCGATCTTCTTCCCCTTCAGGTCGGCCAGCGACTGGATCGGCGAATCTGCCGGCACGATGATCTCCACCGGGTAGTGGTGGTAGAAAGCTCCTACCGAGATCACATCCAACCCCTGAGCCCGCGCCTGGAGCACCTCATCACCCGAGGCGACCGTCACCTGCTCGTCCCCCGAAGCCAGCGCCGAGAACAGGCTCTCGTCGCTGCCGTGGTGGCGAATCTTCACGTCCAGGTCACCAAAGTCGGCCAGGTAGACCGGGGCAAACTGCACGTTGGGGATGTAGGTCAGTCCCACCGTCACCGCCTTCGACGGATCGGATCCGGTGGATGAGCACCCCGCCAGGGCCACCGCTCCGGCCGCTGCCAATCCCAACAGTCTCTTACGCATTTCTACTACCTCTTCTTTCACGCGAATTGCCCACCAGCCGCTTGCCGCGTCGCTCCAGCAGATAGACCGCCGAGTAGGCGACCATTGCCAGCGCGCACAGGACAGCGACGGTGACGAACATGCCGGCCGTGTCGAGGTTGTGTTGCTGTTGGGAGAGCAGTTGACCCAGGCCCGCACCGCCCATGACCATCTCGCCGATGACCGCGCCCGTGACCGACAGGGTGAACCCGTTCCGGATCCCGCCCAGCAGGCTGGGGGCCACCAGCGGCGCCTCAATCGAGACGATCATCCTCAGGCCGTGAGCGCCATCAAGCGAAGCGGCGTCGATCACATCCTGGTCCAGGTGTCGCAGGCCCACTGTGGTTGCCACCAGGATCGGGAAGAACACCATCAGCGCACACAGCAGCACGATGGCGCCCAAACCTCGCCCAACCCAGAGCACCAGCAGCGGGGCCAAAGCCACCGCCGGAATCGCCTGGGTGGCCCCCAGGAATGGCTGCAGGGCGGCGTTGACGAACCGGGACCGATGAATCAGCCAGGAAGTGGGAATGGCCACCGCCGCTCCCACCAACGACCCCAGCAGGGCCTCACCAAAGGTGATGGCGGTTCGGTTCCAGAACCACCGGGTACCAAACAGATCTGCGGCGCGCGCAAAGAAATCCCGCGGGCTGGGAAGAAACAGTGCCGACGTGGAGCCGGAGGCTATCAACCAGACTAGAAACAAGAATGCCAGCAGGCTCAGCGGTGCGAGCCATGCCAGCCACCTGTTGGCCGTCCCCATGAGGTCCTTCCCGCCACGGGGCGCGCCGTTAACTGCGGGCGCACAGCGTCCGCAGCGCTTCTCCCATCCGGACTTTAACCGTCGGTGCTGGAGTTTCACCAGCTCAACCGCCTGGTGGCGGGTCGCGGACTATCACCGCCGGTTCGGACTTTCACCGACCCCGAAGCACCGCTATTATCTCACAAATTTCCAGCGGGTAAACCGTGATCTCGGTCAGCTGTGCTCCTGGGCCAGCCGCCGCAAAATGTCCACCTCACCCCGGTGATCCGCACAGGTAAAGACCGACGAGCCGGCGACGAAGTTGTTGACCCCGGCCTCGGCGGCGGTCACCACCGTCTCCCGGTTGATCCCCCCGTCGACCTGAATGTCCAGCTCGATCCCGCTCTGGTCCACCAGCTGACGCAGCTTCCGGGTTTTGGACAGTACCTGGGGCAAGAACTTCTGCCCGCCAAATCCCGGCTCCACCGTCATGATCAGAAACATGTCGAACTCGTCCAAGAAGTCCAGGTAGGGTTCGATGGCACTGGCGGGCTTGAAAGCCAACCCAACTTTCGCCCCGGCCCCGCGCAGCTCTCGGGCCAGCCGGATCGGCGCCCCCGCCGCCTCCGAGTGGAACGTGACCATTTCGCACCCGGCGTCGGCGAAGGAACGAGCCCAGCGATCCGGGTTCTCAATCATTAGGTGTGCCTCGATCGGTACCTCGGTCGACTGCTTGGCCGCCTCCACAATCGGAAGCCCCCAGGACAGGTTGGGGACGAAGTGATTGTCCATTACGTCAACGTGGACCCGGTCGGCATTGTCGATCGACTGCAGTTCCTCCCGGAACCGGCCCATGTCGCAGTTGAGCACTGAGGGGGAAATCCGAATTTGCACAGTGTTGCTCCTTTTCTCGGGTGATCCTATTTCTTGCGCAGGAGCGCCACGAACATGGCGTCGGTGCCGTGTCGGTGGGGCCAAAGCTGCAGGGTCTGGTTCGGGCCTGGTTCCAACTCAA
Proteins encoded:
- a CDS encoding helix-turn-helix transcriptional regulator — encoded protein: MEDKTVTLARHLALVVTVAQEPGIRVAELARRFNRSEEDILADLEVLDRAGFGSQMPDEMFGFEWDRLRSRGEVKLWFDLNVTGVPPLSEQEAAGLITGLAALSPQLPPEVAEGIPTLLAKVLSLAPALADRSLGDLTQLLAVIDPEPASEVEDTVRAAIERREQMRLTYLSARSHRSDRTVDPISLTQETDGWVLRAWCHLVEAERHFRLDRILAAELTGHPAENRLGGRASKGSKCTVMLQPEAKWLVGQLPLRDVRSEGELIVGTFRVFDDDWLTAQLISLAPYLVAVRPQHWADRARERAQRALAVWDRH
- a CDS encoding WYL domain-containing protein, producing the protein MGQSETSLRILVLALNLINTRSGRTRDELQSLVQGYEALSDDTFQRTFERDIAALREAGFQVLVSSNPARYLVERKLLAPSSVELTSAEVDLLLQAAAAWESLSPAELSRLSLKLAGLTNSQVPGQPTIFHRLEGVEHLPQILEAIGQRQPIRFRYSSRRGVADRDVAPLGLMVRGPAVYLWGHDLNREGERYFRLSRIDGKIELVGEPNFYELPAEGPRDFAGDNFRIRPELWIRQGASPLVRLRCESVADSDESRPGWDRCRGRAADWESWERLIVSHCEDVVVEEPTQLAESIYRKLQAAAGEGAPWKTKP
- the rpe gene encoding ribulose-phosphate 3-epimerase; translation: MQIRISPSVLNCDMGRFREELQSIDNADRVHVDVMDNHFVPNLSWGLPIVEAAKQSTEVPIEAHLMIENPDRWARSFADAGCEMVTFHSEAAGAPIRLARELRGAGAKVGLAFKPASAIEPYLDFLDEFDMFLIMTVEPGFGGQKFLPQVLSKTRKLRQLVDQSGIELDIQVDGGINRETVVTAAEAGVNNFVAGSSVFTCADHRGEVDILRRLAQEHS
- a CDS encoding ABC transporter substrate-binding protein; this translates as MRKRLLGLAAAGAVALAGCSSTGSDPSKAVTVGLTYIPNVQFAPVYLADFGDLDVKIRHHGSDESLFSALASGDEQVTVASGDEVLQARAQGLDVISVGAFYHHYPVEIIVPADSPIQSLADLKGKKIGLPGEYGSNWFGLLAALEQGGLTRDQVDIVSVGFTQAASLVAGEVDAIVGFSNSEPVALEQMGFAARSIPLDKGTPLVGAAIVSTEGYAQQHPDELRQVISALVGGMQQAIDDPEAAVKATATWDESLSDQQAQAGAMAILQATIPLWQDRQGRASALQDLDAWDRMGPYLAQLLDQPELADEQGATNDYVD
- a CDS encoding ABC transporter permease, translating into MGTANRWLAWLAPLSLLAFLFLVWLIASGSTSALFLPSPRDFFARAADLFGTRWFWNRTAITFGEALLGSLVGAAVAIPTSWLIHRSRFVNAALQPFLGATQAIPAVALAPLLVLWVGRGLGAIVLLCALMVFFPILVATTVGLRHLDQDVIDAASLDGAHGLRMIVSIEAPLVAPSLLGGIRNGFTLSVTGAVIGEMVMGGAGLGQLLSQQQHNLDTAGMFVTVAVLCALAMVAYSAVYLLERRGKRLVGNSRERRGSRNA
- a CDS encoding phosphoribosyl-ATP diphosphatase — protein: MTSFEDLFHELQVKAAEKPAGSGTVAELEQGIHYIGKKVVEEAAEVWLAGEYESDDALALEISQLIYHAQVMAVARGLTLDDIYRHL
- the hisG gene encoding ATP phosphoribosyltransferase, with product MLEIAVPNKGSLSEKSVQLLLEAGYRANRRGRELVVDDPENDLRIFFLRPRDIAVYVGQGRIHAGITGRDLLIDSGTPAQEYSQLGFARAKFRFAAPRGTIAQVREISGKRVATSYRTLVENYLAERGIQADVVRLDGAVESSIQLGVADLIADVVETGSTLRAAGLEVFGEPLLESEAILITNVQGQADPAVEVLNRRLQGVLVAQQHVLVDYHVPVDVLPRAVEITPGFESPTVAPLADNAWRAVRAVVRRDKVNQVMDDLLAIGARGTIVTELIASRLG